A part of Synechococcus sp. KORDI-49 genomic DNA contains:
- the carA gene encoding glutamine-hydrolyzing carbamoyl-phosphate synthase small subunit — protein MSVSPSAQAHLVLADGTVLSGHAFGKRGSVVGEVVFNTGMTGYQEVLTDPSYAGQLVSFTYPELGNTGVNGEDLEAETPHARGVIARQLSPCPSNWRSTGDLQSWMVGHGLVGICGVDTRALVRHLREAGAMNGVIGSDGRTPAELMQQLKQAPSMEGLNLADAVSTRTPYAWQSPCAASFDQRLRTNPEERYRVVAIDFGIKRAILDRLAAHGCAVTVLPASTDLETVLDHRPEGVFLSNGPGDPAAVCGGISLARQLLDQPDLPLFGICLGHQILGLALGGSTFKLTYGHRGLNHPCGTHGQVEITSQNHGFALDAASLDSSRIAITHLNLNDRTVAALAHRNRPVFGVQYHPEASPGPHDADHHFARFVTLMADRRSSGG, from the coding sequence ATCTCCGTTTCTCCGTCCGCGCAGGCCCATCTCGTGTTGGCGGACGGCACGGTGCTTTCGGGCCATGCCTTCGGCAAGCGGGGATCGGTTGTCGGGGAGGTGGTGTTCAACACCGGGATGACCGGCTACCAGGAGGTGCTGACGGATCCCAGCTATGCCGGGCAGCTGGTGAGTTTCACCTATCCCGAGCTGGGCAATACGGGAGTGAATGGAGAGGATCTGGAGGCGGAGACGCCCCATGCACGCGGAGTGATCGCCCGACAGCTGTCGCCGTGTCCCAGCAACTGGCGCAGCACGGGTGATCTCCAGAGCTGGATGGTCGGCCATGGGCTGGTCGGGATCTGCGGTGTGGACACCCGGGCACTGGTGCGTCATCTGCGCGAGGCCGGTGCGATGAACGGCGTGATCGGGAGCGACGGTCGTACTCCGGCTGAACTGATGCAGCAGCTGAAGCAGGCTCCTTCGATGGAAGGGCTGAACCTCGCCGACGCTGTCAGCACGCGGACTCCCTACGCCTGGCAGTCCCCCTGCGCTGCGAGCTTCGATCAGCGGCTGAGGACGAATCCTGAGGAGCGCTACCGGGTGGTCGCGATCGATTTCGGCATCAAGCGGGCGATCCTGGATCGGCTTGCTGCCCATGGCTGTGCCGTCACGGTGCTTCCTGCCAGCACCGATCTGGAGACCGTGTTGGACCATCGCCCGGAAGGGGTGTTCCTCTCCAACGGTCCTGGGGATCCGGCCGCGGTCTGCGGCGGAATCAGCCTGGCCCGCCAGTTGCTGGATCAGCCGGATCTGCCCCTGTTCGGGATCTGTCTGGGCCATCAGATCCTCGGTTTGGCCCTCGGCGGCAGCACCTTCAAGCTCACCTACGGCCATCGAGGACTCAATCATCCCTGCGGCACGCATGGCCAGGTGGAGATCACCAGCCAGAACCATGGATTTGCCCTTGATGCGGCGTCCCTGGACAGCAGCCGCATCGCGATCACCCATCTGAATCTGAACGACCGCACCGTGGCGGCTCTCGCGCATCGCAACCGACCTGTCTTCGGTGTCCAGTACCACCCGGAAGCAAGTCCAGGCCCCCATGACGCGGACCACCATTTCGCCAGGTTCGTGACCTTGATGGCGGATCGGCGGTCCAGTGGTGGTTGA
- the trpD gene encoding anthranilate phosphoribosyltransferase has translation MSPHSPSWSALLDGLLQGGDLSSAEATALMRAWLAEELSPVQTGAFLAGLRAKGMVAEELAAMASVLREACPLPCERPDLAMVDTCGTGGDGADTFNISTAVAFTAAACGVSVAKHGNRSASGKVGSADVLEGLGLQLKAPLPRVVDALRSTGITFLFAPAWHPALVNLAPLRRSLGVRTVFNLLGPLVNPLRPQAQVLGVARDTLLDPMAGALQRLGLQRAIVVHGAGGLDEASLAGSNQLRLIEKGEVRSLSLTAEQLGLESAPLEALRGGDLSMNSTILEQVLRGQGDAAQRDVVALNTALVLWVAGVEQDFSIGAAMARQSLDQGHPWQRLEALRRALADGDGQ, from the coding sequence ATGTCGCCCCACTCTCCTTCCTGGTCCGCATTGCTGGATGGCCTGCTGCAGGGGGGAGACCTGAGCAGCGCGGAGGCGACAGCCCTGATGCGGGCCTGGCTGGCGGAAGAGCTTTCACCCGTGCAGACCGGTGCCTTCCTGGCCGGGTTGCGGGCCAAGGGAATGGTGGCGGAGGAGCTCGCGGCGATGGCATCCGTTCTGCGCGAGGCCTGCCCGCTGCCCTGTGAACGGCCGGATCTGGCCATGGTGGACACCTGCGGCACCGGCGGTGATGGTGCCGATACCTTCAACATCTCCACCGCCGTGGCCTTCACCGCAGCGGCGTGTGGTGTCTCGGTGGCGAAGCACGGCAACCGCAGCGCGAGCGGCAAGGTCGGATCAGCGGACGTGCTCGAAGGCCTCGGTCTGCAGTTGAAGGCCCCTCTGCCCCGGGTCGTTGACGCGCTCCGCAGCACGGGGATCACTTTTCTGTTCGCCCCTGCCTGGCATCCGGCCCTCGTGAACCTCGCGCCTCTGCGTCGCAGTCTCGGCGTCCGCACGGTGTTCAATCTGCTGGGTCCCCTGGTGAACCCCCTGCGCCCCCAGGCCCAGGTGCTTGGGGTGGCTCGGGACACTCTGCTCGATCCGATGGCGGGTGCCCTGCAGCGGCTCGGCCTTCAACGGGCCATCGTTGTCCATGGCGCCGGCGGTCTCGATGAAGCCTCGCTGGCCGGCAGCAACCAGTTGCGACTGATCGAGAAGGGTGAGGTGCGCTCTCTCTCGCTCACTGCCGAGCAGCTGGGACTGGAATCGGCCCCTCTGGAAGCCCTCCGCGGTGGGGATCTGTCGATGAACAGCACCATCCTTGAACAGGTGCTGCGCGGCCAGGGAGATGCTGCTCAGCGTGACGTGGTCGCCCTCAACACAGCACTGGTGCTCTGGGTTGCCGGAGTGGAGCAGGACTTCAGTATCGGTGCCGCCATGGCCCGCCAGAGCCTGGATCAGGGGCATCCCTGGCAGCGACTGGAGGCCCTTCGGCGGGCCCTTGCCGATGGAGATGGACAATAA
- a CDS encoding DUF3288 family protein, giving the protein MSEPTQSHPLHTIDRDHVDRLLARETPRDGDLTDLARLLIRYDGFPGAEDLQRDLDRLLTLWSLTRDDLNSRVRSLWASGFRPGQAVDDAVGSGFDTTENDAG; this is encoded by the coding sequence ATGTCCGAGCCCACCCAGAGCCATCCGCTCCACACCATCGATCGCGATCACGTCGATCGACTGCTGGCGCGTGAGACTCCCCGCGACGGGGACCTCACCGATCTGGCTCGCTTGCTGATCCGCTACGACGGCTTCCCTGGAGCCGAAGATCTGCAACGGGACCTGGATCGGCTGCTGACGCTGTGGTCGCTGACGCGAGACGACCTGAACAGCCGCGTGCGCAGCCTCTGGGCGAGTGGCTTCCGTCCAGGCCAGGCTGTGGACGATGCCGTCGGTTCAGGCTTCGACACCACAGAGAACGATGCCGGCTGA
- a CDS encoding ABC transporter ATP-binding protein codes for MAAMRLDLIGRYLRPHRRTVLLGALALVVVNILSVTIPMEVRRVIDELQDGFSYDRVLRQAGWIVVLATTMGGVRLLSRQLVFGIGRQVEVELRQRLFDNMLRQEPAWVQSTGSGEVISRATSDVENIRRLLGFAILSLTNTVLAYSFTLPFMLAIDPWLTLAAVGLYPLMLGTVRLFGGRMMRQQRRQQETLSRLSELIQEDLSGIGAIKIYGQEVSEQEAFASLNRHYRDSAIRLARTRSTLFPLLEGIASISLLLLLALGSGQLEAGTLSIGGLVALILYVERLVFPTALLGFTLNTFQTGQVSLERVEELLQRQPLIQDRGNHQDPGQTSASGRLEARGLSVRYEGAERDTLIDLSFSIEPGELVAIVGPVGCGKTTLARAFGRMVPVQEGQLFLDGIDVTMLPLGRLRRDVAMVPQEGFLFTSTLADNLRYGEPDAPDERVEKAADQARLIQDVRGFPDGFSTIVGERGITLSGGQRQRTALGRALLVPAPVLVLDDALASVDNNTAAAILASIRAQADRTIVMISHQLSAAAACDRILVMDNGRIVQVGHHNDLIHVPGVYRRLWEREQAAEQLDAMAF; via the coding sequence ATGGCCGCCATGCGCCTCGATCTGATCGGCCGCTATCTGCGACCTCACCGGCGCACCGTGCTTCTGGGAGCTCTGGCGCTGGTGGTGGTCAACATCCTCAGCGTCACGATCCCCATGGAGGTGCGTCGCGTCATCGATGAGCTCCAGGACGGCTTCTCCTACGACCGTGTGCTGCGTCAGGCGGGCTGGATCGTGGTGCTCGCCACCACGATGGGAGGGGTGCGTCTGCTGTCGCGTCAGCTGGTGTTCGGCATCGGACGACAGGTGGAGGTGGAGCTGCGGCAGCGACTGTTCGACAACATGCTGAGGCAGGAGCCGGCCTGGGTTCAGTCCACCGGCAGCGGTGAGGTGATCAGCCGTGCCACCAGCGATGTCGAGAACATCCGGAGGCTGCTGGGTTTTGCGATTCTCAGCCTCACCAACACCGTTCTTGCCTACAGCTTCACCCTGCCGTTCATGCTTGCGATCGACCCCTGGTTGACGCTGGCAGCGGTTGGTCTCTACCCGCTGATGCTGGGCACCGTGCGGCTGTTCGGCGGGCGCATGATGCGGCAGCAGAGGCGGCAGCAGGAGACCCTCTCCAGGCTGAGCGAGCTGATCCAGGAGGATCTCTCGGGCATCGGTGCCATCAAGATCTACGGGCAGGAGGTCTCCGAACAGGAGGCCTTCGCTTCACTCAACCGGCACTACCGGGACAGCGCCATCCGACTGGCCCGCACCCGGAGCACGCTGTTCCCGCTCCTCGAGGGCATCGCCTCGATCTCTCTGCTGCTGCTGCTCGCCCTGGGCAGTGGCCAGCTGGAGGCCGGCACCCTCAGCATCGGAGGTCTGGTGGCCCTGATCCTCTATGTGGAACGGCTGGTGTTCCCCACCGCCCTGCTCGGCTTCACTCTGAACACCTTTCAAACAGGCCAGGTCAGCCTTGAGCGGGTCGAGGAACTGCTCCAGCGACAGCCCCTCATCCAGGACAGGGGGAATCATCAAGATCCCGGTCAGACGTCTGCGAGTGGACGGCTGGAAGCCCGCGGACTCTCTGTGCGCTACGAGGGCGCGGAGCGGGACACGCTCATCGACCTGAGCTTCAGCATCGAGCCCGGTGAGCTCGTCGCCATTGTCGGGCCGGTGGGCTGCGGCAAGACCACCCTCGCCCGTGCCTTCGGTCGCATGGTGCCGGTGCAGGAGGGCCAGCTCTTCCTGGATGGCATCGACGTCACCATGCTGCCCCTGGGCCGACTGCGGCGCGATGTGGCGATGGTTCCTCAGGAGGGGTTCCTGTTCACCAGCACCCTTGCGGACAATCTGCGTTACGGGGAGCCCGACGCCCCCGATGAACGGGTGGAGAAAGCCGCCGATCAGGCACGCCTGATCCAGGACGTCCGCGGCTTCCCGGATGGATTCAGCACGATCGTCGGGGAACGCGGAATCACCCTCAGCGGGGGCCAGAGACAACGAACGGCACTCGGGCGAGCTCTGCTGGTTCCGGCTCCGGTGCTGGTGCTCGACGATGCCCTCGCCAGCGTCGACAACAACACGGCTGCCGCCATTCTGGCTTCGATCAGAGCCCAGGCTGATCGCACGATCGTGATGATCAGTCATCAGCTGTCCGCCGCTGCAGCCTGCGATCGCATCCTGGTGATGGACAACGGACGGATCGTGCAGGTGGGGCACCACAACGATCTGATTCACGTCCCGGGGGTCTACCGAAGGCTGTGGGAGCGCGAGCAGGCCGCCGAGCAACTCGATGCCATGGCTTTCTGA
- the msrA gene encoding peptide-methionine (S)-S-oxide reductase MsrA: protein MLPSWLSPSGGSPDVAEPERHAVLGTPLRAPLLSDQEEAIFACGCFWGAEKGFWRLPGVVSTAVGYAGGQVESPTYQQVCGGRTGHTEVVRVVWSTPAIDFSDLLKLFWECHDPTQGDRQGNDTGSQYRSAIYTTTDRQMSLALASRDAYQQALQERGFGAITTEIQADRTFHYAEPYHQQYLAKPGSRPYCSAMPTGAVLSGFDKADYRLPPRVWESYDWSISHCVLRSDNSPIRLN, encoded by the coding sequence ATGCTTCCCTCCTGGCTCTCCCCGAGCGGCGGTTCACCCGACGTCGCCGAACCGGAGCGTCACGCTGTTCTGGGGACGCCTCTGCGCGCGCCCCTGCTCAGTGACCAGGAGGAGGCGATCTTCGCCTGCGGATGTTTCTGGGGAGCGGAGAAGGGCTTCTGGCGCCTTCCGGGAGTCGTGAGCACGGCCGTCGGCTACGCGGGAGGTCAGGTGGAGTCTCCGACCTACCAACAGGTCTGCGGCGGTCGAACCGGTCACACCGAAGTGGTTCGGGTGGTGTGGAGCACCCCAGCGATTGACTTCAGCGATCTGCTCAAACTCTTCTGGGAATGCCACGACCCGACCCAGGGGGATCGCCAGGGCAACGACACCGGAAGCCAGTACCGCTCCGCGATCTACACAACGACGGATCGGCAGATGAGCCTGGCGCTGGCCAGCCGGGACGCCTACCAGCAGGCCCTGCAGGAGCGTGGCTTCGGAGCGATCACCACCGAGATCCAGGCGGATCGCACCTTCCATTACGCCGAGCCCTACCACCAGCAATACCTGGCCAAGCCAGGCAGCCGTCCTTACTGCTCAGCGATGCCGACCGGGGCTGTTCTGAGCGGGTTCGACAAGGCGGACTATCGGTTGCCGCCGAGGGTCTGGGAGTCCTACGACTGGTCCATCAGCCACTGCGTGCTGCGGAGCGACAACAGTCCGATCAGACTGAACTGA
- a CDS encoding Rho termination factor N-terminal domain-containing protein, whose protein sequence is MTAPHERHERRQLHPLPRGLVELYGLIAVLVVLIPEWLADGTLNIGQATAPVETLPMRARAWRILPELRLAAMSLRELRRLAQQQRLGHYASLTRDQLTFHLLKRLRRGEKQRASRLGAGRRNAL, encoded by the coding sequence GTGACCGCTCCGCACGAGAGACACGAGCGCCGACAGCTGCATCCCCTGCCAAGGGGTCTGGTGGAGCTGTATGGACTGATCGCCGTTCTGGTGGTGCTGATTCCTGAATGGCTGGCCGATGGAACCCTCAACATCGGCCAGGCCACCGCACCGGTGGAAACGCTGCCGATGAGGGCGAGAGCCTGGAGAATTCTCCCCGAACTTCGCCTTGCCGCGATGTCCCTGCGGGAATTGCGGCGGCTGGCGCAGCAGCAGCGACTGGGGCATTACGCAAGTCTGACCAGGGATCAGCTGACCTTCCATCTGCTGAAGCGGCTTCGCAGAGGGGAGAAACAACGAGCTTCCCGGCTGGGGGCAGGACGCCGGAATGCCCTGTGA
- a CDS encoding Crp/Fnr family transcriptional regulator has translation MVAIPSRELSPRRDGFRGLLESNYQKRNLVHLTAGSVVPLLKNSIWLVVRGMVKLGAVSVHGDELLLGLAGPNEPFGEPLSTVEAYEAVALTDCDLLCMTTAEVEQSPLLAIAMMDAIAARYRQAEYMLALLGLRRVEERVRGFLELLAQDYGQPCDDGLRLNLRLTHQEMASALSTTRVTVTRVIGLLRDEGWLKIDAQRHLVIAHLPRR, from the coding sequence ATGGTTGCGATTCCCTCCCGTGAGCTTTCACCTCGGCGCGATGGCTTCAGGGGACTTCTCGAAAGCAATTATCAGAAGCGCAACCTGGTGCATCTCACCGCTGGAAGTGTTGTTCCGCTTCTGAAGAACAGCATCTGGCTGGTGGTGCGCGGCATGGTCAAACTCGGAGCAGTGTCAGTTCACGGTGATGAGCTGCTGCTGGGTCTGGCGGGCCCCAATGAACCTTTCGGAGAACCCCTCAGCACCGTCGAGGCCTATGAAGCTGTCGCGCTGACTGACTGCGACCTGCTGTGCATGACCACCGCTGAGGTGGAACAGTCCCCGCTGCTGGCGATCGCGATGATGGATGCCATTGCCGCCCGCTACCGCCAGGCGGAGTACATGCTGGCCCTCCTCGGACTGCGGCGCGTGGAGGAGAGGGTGCGTGGATTCCTGGAGCTCCTGGCCCAGGATTACGGCCAGCCCTGTGATGACGGCCTGAGGCTCAACCTGCGCCTGACCCATCAGGAAATGGCCAGCGCCCTGAGCACCACCCGCGTCACCGTGACCCGGGTCATCGGATTGCTTCGCGATGAAGGCTGGCTGAAGATCGATGCCCAGCGGCATCTCGTGATCGCACACCTGCCCCGACGCTGA
- the pstS gene encoding phosphate ABC transporter substrate-binding protein PstS produces the protein MSFAKKALLFSSVLALGAGMSASAAEKLNGAGASFPAKIYQRWFATLAKEGGPQVNYQAVGSGSGRKAFIDQTVNFGASDDPMKKKDMAKVKRGVVQIPMVGGTIAFGYNKPGCDLKLTQEQAVKVAMGKIRNWQDLGCQPGTITWVHRSDGSGTTKAFTNSMQAFSSTWTLGTGKSVKWPAGVGAKGNSGVAGVIQNRLGAIGYVNQSYIKGNVVAAALQNKSGEFLKPSVAAGARALNGITLDKDLAGKNPNPTAKGAYPIATLTWVLAYKTGNGGKAKVVQDAFNYMLSSKAQNVAPSLGFVPLKGDILAKAKAAVSKIGQ, from the coding sequence ATGAGCTTCGCTAAGAAGGCTCTTCTCTTCTCTTCCGTGCTCGCCCTTGGGGCTGGCATGTCTGCATCCGCTGCTGAAAAGCTGAACGGTGCCGGTGCATCTTTCCCCGCCAAGATTTATCAGCGTTGGTTCGCCACTCTGGCCAAGGAAGGTGGTCCTCAGGTCAACTACCAGGCTGTTGGTTCCGGTTCCGGCCGCAAGGCTTTCATCGACCAGACCGTGAACTTCGGTGCATCGGATGACCCGATGAAGAAGAAGGACATGGCCAAGGTCAAGCGCGGCGTCGTTCAGATCCCCATGGTCGGTGGCACCATCGCCTTCGGGTACAACAAGCCCGGTTGCGATCTGAAGCTGACCCAGGAGCAGGCCGTCAAGGTCGCCATGGGCAAAATCAGGAACTGGCAAGACCTCGGCTGTCAGCCCGGCACCATCACCTGGGTGCACCGTTCCGATGGATCCGGAACCACCAAGGCCTTCACCAACTCCATGCAGGCCTTCTCCAGCACCTGGACCCTGGGTACCGGTAAATCCGTCAAGTGGCCTGCTGGCGTCGGCGCCAAGGGCAACTCCGGTGTCGCCGGTGTGATCCAGAACCGCCTGGGCGCCATCGGTTACGTCAACCAGTCCTACATCAAGGGCAACGTCGTCGCCGCTGCTCTGCAGAACAAGTCCGGTGAGTTCCTGAAGCCCTCCGTGGCTGCAGGTGCCCGTGCTCTGAACGGCATCACCCTCGACAAGGATCTGGCTGGCAAGAACCCCAACCCCACCGCCAAGGGCGCATACCCCATCGCCACCCTCACCTGGGTGCTGGCTTACAAAACCGGCAACGGCGGCAAGGCCAAGGTGGTCCAAGACGCCTTCAACTACATGCTGAGCAGCAAGGCTCAGAACGTGGCTCCTTCCCTGGGCTTTGTTCCCCTGAAGGGCGACATCCTGGCCAAGGCCAAGGCCGCTGTGAGCAAAATCGGTCAGTGA
- a CDS encoding 3'-5' exonuclease, whose protein sequence is MGDLASGQLDLLGGFSDPDPGPAGPTSLLIIDTETTGLDPELDQCLELGVILFSVPSRAVLAQQSFLLPVESNAAEVINRIPAAVTRLPQPWKEAMRYFQSLLEAADLLVAHNAAFDRQWFGQGLLPAVSHPWLCTMEDVRWPAERQLRARPSVRDLALAYGIPVWAAHRALTDCIYLAEVFQRCEDLEQLIAQALEPRRLVRARVSFDDRHLAREAGFRWNDPVKGAWTRRLTRREEAELPFAVVPVEVVPDRLSA, encoded by the coding sequence ATGGGAGATCTCGCCTCTGGTCAGCTGGATCTGCTCGGAGGGTTCTCCGACCCTGATCCCGGGCCTGCAGGACCGACGTCTCTGCTGATCATCGACACCGAGACGACGGGACTGGATCCGGAGCTGGATCAGTGTCTCGAGCTGGGGGTGATTCTGTTCTCGGTTCCGTCCCGGGCCGTTCTCGCCCAGCAGTCCTTTCTGCTGCCCGTGGAGAGCAACGCCGCCGAGGTCATCAATCGCATTCCCGCGGCTGTGACGCGCCTGCCCCAGCCATGGAAGGAGGCGATGCGGTATTTCCAGAGCCTTCTCGAGGCAGCCGATCTGCTCGTGGCTCACAACGCCGCCTTTGATCGACAGTGGTTCGGCCAGGGTCTTCTTCCCGCGGTGTCCCATCCGTGGCTCTGCACCATGGAGGATGTGCGCTGGCCTGCCGAGCGTCAGCTCCGTGCACGTCCGTCGGTGCGGGATCTCGCACTCGCCTACGGCATTCCGGTGTGGGCGGCTCACCGGGCCCTGACGGACTGCATCTATCTGGCTGAGGTGTTTCAGCGCTGTGAAGATCTCGAGCAGTTGATCGCCCAAGCTCTGGAGCCGCGACGCCTGGTGCGCGCCAGGGTGTCCTTCGATGATCGTCATCTCGCCCGCGAGGCAGGGTTCCGCTGGAATGATCCGGTGAAGGGTGCCTGGACCCGCAGGCTCACCCGTCGTGAAGAGGCCGAGCTTCCTTTCGCTGTCGTGCCGGTGGAGGTCGTTCCAGACCGCCTGTCTGCCTGA
- a CDS encoding peroxiredoxin, translated as MSLGVGDRIPTFELADQNGDRHSSASLGGRSLVLFFYPKDDTPGCTLQACSFRDNHSELRELGALVWGVSGDDTISHRRFANRHNLPFPLLSDPGNTLRRRFGVPRSMGLFPGRVTYVIDGDGLIRHRFDNLLDGPAHVREAHRILNDLAGSRA; from the coding sequence ATGTCCCTCGGTGTCGGTGACCGGATCCCCACCTTCGAACTGGCGGATCAGAACGGCGATCGCCACTCCAGCGCCTCACTGGGGGGACGCAGCCTGGTGCTGTTCTTCTATCCGAAGGACGACACCCCGGGATGCACCCTGCAGGCCTGCAGCTTCCGAGACAATCACTCCGAGCTTCGGGAGCTGGGCGCTCTGGTCTGGGGGGTCAGCGGCGATGACACCATCAGCCATCGTCGATTCGCCAACCGCCACAACCTGCCTTTCCCACTCCTCAGTGATCCCGGCAACACGCTGCGCCGGCGCTTCGGAGTGCCCCGCAGCATGGGTCTGTTCCCAGGCCGGGTGACTTACGTGATCGACGGAGACGGACTCATCCGGCATCGGTTCGACAACCTGCTGGATGGTCCAGCCCATGTCCGTGAGGCGCATCGCATCCTGAACGACCTGGCCGGATCACGGGCATGA
- a CDS encoding DUF1350 family protein — protein MSDTWRQLGSIWQLRPPRPRALVEFIGGSYLAATPQLSYRRLLEGLVARDVAVHAWSYVPGFDHQSQARQAWSDLRTARRHLEERSGRLPPPLRLGHSLGCKLHLLAPDGGRGSCGLVALSFNNFEADRSIPLLGDIAPRLGVETEFSPGPAETLRLISRHYLQPRNLVVRFGSDGLDQSEELIPALNQRSDDATVFQQLPGDHLTPASAGLRRSLLGAWADDPKRAAVLSRLTTTVAEWTMPD, from the coding sequence ATGAGTGACACCTGGCGTCAGCTGGGATCGATCTGGCAGCTCAGGCCCCCCCGTCCGCGGGCGCTGGTCGAGTTCATCGGCGGCAGCTATCTGGCGGCCACGCCGCAGTTGAGCTATCGGCGTCTTCTGGAAGGTCTGGTAGCCCGAGACGTCGCGGTTCATGCCTGGTCGTACGTCCCGGGCTTCGACCATCAGAGCCAGGCACGCCAGGCCTGGAGCGATCTGCGAACAGCCCGTCGCCACCTCGAGGAGCGCAGCGGCCGGCTGCCACCGCCGCTGCGCCTCGGCCACAGCCTGGGTTGCAAACTGCACCTGCTGGCTCCCGATGGCGGCCGCGGCAGCTGTGGGCTGGTCGCCCTCAGTTTCAACAACTTCGAAGCGGATCGATCCATTCCCCTGCTCGGAGACATCGCCCCACGCCTGGGAGTGGAGACGGAATTCAGCCCGGGACCGGCGGAGACCCTGCGGCTGATCAGCCGCCACTATCTGCAACCGCGCAATCTGGTGGTGCGCTTCGGCAGCGATGGGCTCGACCAGAGTGAAGAGCTGATTCCGGCACTGAATCAGCGCAGCGACGATGCCACGGTGTTCCAGCAGCTTCCTGGGGACCACCTGACCCCAGCCAGCGCCGGACTTCGGCGCAGCCTGCTGGGGGCCTGGGCCGATGATCCGAAGCGGGCCGCCGTGCTGAGCAGGCTCACGACGACTGTCGCCGAATGGACGATGCCCGATTGA